From Saimiri boliviensis isolate mSaiBol1 chromosome 20, mSaiBol1.pri, whole genome shotgun sequence:
GAAGTCTTTTTATGGCCAaactcggtggctcacacctgtaatcgaagcacttttggaggccatggcgggtggatcacctgaggtcgggagtttcagagcagtctggctaacatggcgaaacttcgtctctactaaaaatacaaaaattagccgggcgtggtggcacctgtattcccagctacttggcaagctgaggcaggagaattgcttgaacctgggaggcagaggttgcagtgagccaagattgtgctactgtaccccagcctgggtgacagagtaagactctgtctcaaaacaaaataaataaccaacCTATTGAAGTCTTTTTGAGAAGAGAATTACATAGTTTATTGCTGAATTTACTCAAGTACTAGAAGAACTTCAGGGAGCAATGTAGTCTATCGTGATTGAAtgtattattatctttttattaaacgaatgatttttttcttaatgtttctgaATCATAAGTGATTATTAATGGTACCTTatactgtgttagtttgctaaggaaaatgaaagaaataaaatcaaaatggtattttatttaaagtacTTTAACACAATACTAGAAATGCTTCACTTCTGAACAATGCTAAATCCTTGTATAAGGACTTACTAAAAATGGTTCGAAACTAATTTTTCTGGGTGCTGTCCCATATTATATGACCTGTTTTTCTTAAGAATTGAAATaccagctgagtgtggtggctcacacctgtaatcccagcacttttggaggccaaggcaggtggatcacctgaggtctagaccagtctgcccaacatgatggaaccccatctctactaaaaatacaaaattaatgggCTGGCAAGGCTAGTCCCAAAGGGGAGGAGACATAGCTAAAACTAGCAGGGCAATGGTgcatacacctgtggtctcagctacccgggaggttgaaacaggagaattgcttgagctggagaagcagaggctgcagtgagctgagatcatgccactgcactccagcctgggtgagatagagtgagactccatctcaaaaaaagaaaaaaaaaaaaaaaactaaactaaaatacctatttcaatatatattgaaatatattggccaggcgaggtggctcacacctataacctcagcactttgggaggccaaagcgggtggatcacagtcaagagatcgagactatcctggtcaacttggtgaaaccctgtctctactaaaaataccaaaaaaattagctgggcatggtggtgcacacctgtagttccagctacttgggagactaggcaggagaattgcttgaacccaggaggcagaggttgtggtgagccgagattgtgccattgcactccagcctgggtaacaaaagcgaaactccatctcaaaaaaaaaaaaaaagaaatatatttaagaatgcTTCCATTTAAGGATAACGTTCATTCTTAGCACATTTCATCAGCAAAATAAATGTAAGGTTTGAAAGAATATgaccatggtggctcactcctgtaattccagtactttggaaggctgaggtgggtggatcacttgagcccaggagttcaagaccagcctggaatatggcaaaacattgtctctacaaaaaatacaaaaaattagctggatgtggtggcacatgcctgtggtcccagctatttgggaggctaaggtgagggGATGACCCAAGCCTGAGGAggttgagctgcagtgagccatgattgtgccattgaactccagcttttttttttctttttgagataaaatcttgctctgtcacccatgctggagtgtagtggtgctgtctcggctcactgcagcctctgcctcctgggctcaagcagttcttgtgtctcagcctcctgagtaacagctggcatttttttttttttttttttgagacggagtttcgctcttgttacccaggctggagtgcaatggtgcgatctcggctcacagcaacctccgcctcctgggttcaggcaattctcctgcctcagcctcctgagtagctgagattataggcatgcgccaccacgcccagctaattttttgtatttttagtagagacggggtttcaccatgttgaccaggatggtcttgatctctcgacctcgtgatccacccgcctcggcctcccaaagtgctgggattacaggcttgagccaccgtgcccggcacagctggcatttttttttgtttgtttgtttgtttgtttgtttgttggagacggagttttgcttttgttacccaggctggagtgcaatggcacgatctcggctcaccgcaacctccacctcctgggttcaagcaattctcctgcctcagcctcctgagtagctgggattacaggcacacaccaccatgcccagctaattttttgtatttttagtagagacggggtttcaccttgttgaccaggatggtcttgatctcttgacctcgtgatccacccgcctcggcgtcccaaagtgctgggattacaggcttgagccactgcacccggccaacagctggcatttttagtagaaatggggttttgctgtattggccaggcaggtctcaaactcctggcctcaagagatctgcccaccttggcttcccaaagtgctggcattacaggcatgagccacagcagcCAGCTGGCTTGTATTCTTTTATATGGTtcatatatatacagtttttcttctcttttgttttttcaagtcacagtcttgctctgttgcccaggctggaatatagtggtgtgatcacagcttactgcagccttgaactcccaggcttaagcagtcctcctccatctcagcctctcaagtgacTGAGAccacagatgtacaccaccaGACCCGGctaaccttttaattttttttttttttttttttttagacagtctcttGGTCTAttgcccaggtgcagtgggtgcagtggtgctatctccactcactgcaacctccacctcctgtgttcaaatgattctcctgcctcagcctgagtaggtgggaccacaggtgtgcaccaccacgcctgctaatttttatatttttagtagagatggagtttcaccctgttggccagactggtctcctgTCCTCagatgatacacccaccttggcctcccaaaatgctggaattactggtgtgagccactgctcccggccactcttttaaatttttatgtagagacagcgtcttggtgttttgcccaggctggtctcaaacccctgggctcaagccatcctgctgcttctgcctcccaaagtgttgggattacaggtgtgagcccactgtacctggtctggttcaaatatattttaatcagtTATGTAGAATAATGGTCACAATTCTATCAGCAAAAATTTTTGAGCATGTCCCACAAGATGTATATAAGTAttcataaagtatatattttgctctttttttaattttatttttttaattaaaaaatggggtttcggccgggcgtggtggctcaagcctgtaatcccagcactttgggaggccgaggtgggtggatcacaaggtcgagagatcgagaccaacctggtcaacatggtgaaaccccgtctctactaaaaatacaaaaaattagctgggcatggtggcacgtgcctataatcccagctactcaggaggctgaggcaggagaattgcctgaacccaggaggcggaggttgtggtgagccaagatcgcgccattgcactccagcctgggtaatgagcgaaactccatctcaaaaaaaaaaaaatggggtttcaccatgttgatcaggctggtcttgaactcctgacctcaggtgatccatctgccttggcctccaaagtgcttggattacaggcgtgagccaccatgcccggcctattttgcTCTTTCAGAATATGGTACATattataaaacatagaaaaaattaaaagaagaaagaagaatgaaatagaccaagactttctaatattttctacCATATTAACAATGACTAGgttggtgcggtggctcacacctgtagacccaacactttgggaggttgaggcaggcagatcacctgaggttaggaagtcaagaccaggctggacaatatggcgaaaccccatctctactaaaaatacaaaaattaaaattagccaggcatggtggtgcatgcctgtaatcccagctactcaagaggctgaggcaggagaattgcttgaacccaggaggcagaagttacagtgagctgagattgcaccactatagtccagcctgggtgacagagtgagactctgtctcaaaaaataaaaaccaggcagggcatggtggctcacgcctgtaatcctagcacttagggaggccgaggcggttagattgcctgagctcaggagttcaagaccatcctgggcaacacgtgaaaccctgtctctattaaaatacaaaaaattagccatgcatggcagtgtgctcctgtagtcccaactactcaggaggctgaggtaggagaattgttgaacccaggaggtggaggttgcagtgagctgtgattgggccactgcactccagcctgagcaccagAGCCAGACtccttctctttaaaaacaaaaagcaaaaacctacTGGACTAGATTATGTGAGGTTTTTCAGAGTTTTCTGATAGCTAATTATTTTGTGCAAGCTGTACATCTGACCACTCTCTTTTGCTTGAAACATTCAACTCAGCTGGCTTCTGGGACACTGAATTTTCCTGATGCGCTTGGGGTCTTTTCCTTGGTGTCTGTGGCAGGCCCACCCCATCTGGTCTGTCTCGGTGTTCCTGGCCTTCTGTAGCACCTTCTGTCTTTGTCTCTTACGTCTTGTACCAGAGCCATCATTTTATCTACCTCTCAGAAGCTGGCAACTTCTGGATCTAGGTCCCCAGCTCTGATACCCCTTTTGAGCTAAGACTTATTAATCAACTGCTTGCCAAAGTTGCACAGTCAAACTCTGTGTGTCTCAATCTGTACTTCCCTTCCCTCTGGACCTGCTGCTCCTCCCATTTACAGTTACTGACACTTTCATCACCCAAAATTGAAAGTCAGAAGAAGCCTGTGAGTCTTCTCACCACCTTCTGCATTGAGTTTGTCaccaaactttattattttatttttatttttatttttgacagagtcttgctctgtcacccaggctggagtccaatggcatgatcttgggtcactgtaatctctacctccagggctcaagctgttctgccaagtagctgggactacaggcacgtaccaccatgtccagctaatttttgtatttttagacagggttttaccatgttggttaggctggtctcaaactcctgacttcaggtgatccatccacctaggcctcccaaagtgctaggattaccagcgtgagccactgcgcccggccagtcgCCAACTTCAAAAAAAtgctttagctgggcatggtggttcacacctataatcccagctacttgggaggctgaagcaggaggatcacttaagaggccaggagtttgagaccactctgggcaacatggggagacccagtctctataagaaaaaaaaaaaaacttgttcatCAAGGCACCCACTTGGATCTCTTTGAAGTgccctttcccttctttctcgCTCtagagctttttaataaacttatgTTCctgctctggaaaaaaaaaaaaattagccaggtatggtggtgcctgcctgtcatcccagtgacataggaggctgagtcaggaggttacttgagcccagaagtttgaggctgcagtgagctgtgatcacaccattgtcctccagcctgggtagcagagtgagacctcatctcaaaaacaacatgAAACTTGAGTCTGCCCCTTCTTATGATTGCAgccttatttctttgtttttcctgctcTATTGgaatagcctcctaactggtaTGTGTCTATTCTGAACCATTTCTAGTCTGTCCATCATGGTGCAGCCAGAATAATTCATCTGAAATACAAATCCAGACATCCTGTCCTTGCTGAGGCTTCCTGGCTGGCTCCCATCCCTGGCTCCCTGTGATACATCCCAGGGCCTCTTTCTCTCAGCTCCCTGCTTTCTCCTTCAGCTTCCAATAATAATTGTACCCTCCATTTTCTTCCCAGTatactcttaaaatttaaaagatttttttttttttgatggagtcttgctctgtctgtcacctaggctggagtgcagtggtgggatctcggctcactacaacctctgcctcccgggttcaaggaattctcctgcttcagcccacctactagctgggattataggcgccgaCTAATCATggccgactaatttttgtatttttagtagagatggggtttcaccatgctggccaggctggtctcgaactcctgacctcaagtgatctgcccgccttggcctcccaaagtgctgggattacagacttgagccaccacgcctggccctgctTTGCTTCTTAAGGAGAGCCACCACTACCATAGCCCAGCCAGATGAGTGCTCTGTAGAGCCACAGCCTCAGCTGAGTGTGACCTCAGAAGCCAGTGTGCTGTGTGTCTAGAACACACTTGGCAAATGGAGGAAGCATCTGAGATTAAGACCATGGCTATTACAAGGAATGTataaacttctttttgtttttttctgccagGTGTTGTATGTATGGTGACTTGTGGATTTATATTTCAGTGTACTggaaactttccattttattcaaaaaaatctGTTCATGTTATAAGCCTTGAGTAAAGAGGAAGTTTTTAtaatctaaaaaaacaaaaacaaaaattagcagggcatggtggcaggcgcctgtaatcccagctactccagcctgggtaccatagAAAGATCTTttctctaaatataaatataaaatatatgttaaaaaatataaatacggccggatgtggtggttcacacctgtaatcccagccctttgggatgctgaagcgggaggattacctgagggcAAGAGTTCAAAACCcgcctgaacaatatggtgaaacccgtctctactaaaattacagaaattagctaggtgtgatagcattcacctgtagttacagctactcaggaggctgagacaggagaattgcttgaatgtgggagacggaggttgcagtaagctgagatcacgccagtgcactccagcctgggtgacagagtgagactctgtctcagaaaataattattccatatatatatatattttttttttcaggaatatataaaaatatatattcaggaaTGATTGTATTAACAAAGTACTATTCTTTTTATGATCTCTAGTGGGTAGAGATTatcattctgttttctgtcacaATTAGGACTCTGTAGTACCAGAGACTGTGAGAAAGATCTTAGTGTTTGTTAGGAAATCATTAGTAGGCGTAGATGCTCTTAAGACCCATCTGTCTTCATTTTAGAACTTTAATTTGATCCCCTTTCCTAGGTTCATATTGAGATCCATTGAAGGCCCTCCTGGACTGACAAAGGCATGACCTCAGGCCCATCCCATCCAAGAACACGAAGCATGAGGGACAAAAGAGGGCCCCTTGGCACCTGCCTGGCACCAGTGCAGCGGGCTAGAGGAGGTGATTTGGACAAAATATTACACAGACTTAAGAAAAGAATGCTGAAGGAGGGCCCCTGGCCTGCAGTTGTACCCTCCTGGATCAATAAGCCTGCGGATGACAGAAATTCACAGAGTGCTGCATTATCACTGGAAATGAGAAAGGATCCTAGCGGGGCTGGCCTCTGGCTTCACAGTGGTGACCTAATGCTTCCACATGTGAAAGAATCAATAAGAAGAAATCTAGCCTCAGTACCTGCTCTGAGCGCAGCCATGGGTTTGTTCTCTGCTCCAACAGAGTGTTCTGCTGGGGTGTCCTGCAGTGGTGTTGAAGCTCTGAGGTGGGACTGGCTCGGAGGAGGGCCCGAGGCCACCAACGGCCACAGAGGACAGTGCCCCAAAGGAGAGCCTTGGGTGTCAGGACTGCCACACCATCAAAAACTGCTGGAAATTGGAAGTTGTCAGGATGACCCACTAAGTGCTTTTCTCAAGGGTCTGGGCTCTGAGTTGGAACCCTCTTGCCTGCACTCCGTCCTGCCTGTAGTGCTGCACGTGTTTCTAGAAGTGCTCCTGAATGATGAGACAGAACGAGTTTTCCTTGACCGTTTAAAGCCCATGTTTTCAAAGCAAACAATAGAATTCAAGAAAATGCTTAAAAGCACCTCAGATGGTCTCCAGATGACAGTGGAGTTACTGGCTCTGCAACCTTTTGAATTAGCAAATTCATTATGCCATAGTTAAGGTCCAAGCAGAACAATAAAAAATAGGTTAATTTTAAGAATTGTCTTAGAATGATTTATTTCACATTAAGTCTGGATGCAAACCGCACAGCCCTTCAGTTCCTGCTGTGGTTTTTTACGACTCGGCAGACTTCAAGTAAATTGAGTTGAAATTCAAACTGGTTGATGCGGAAGAAACTTTTTTAGCATGTGTTAAATTGTGCTTTCAAAGACATAAAGAATTGGGAAACATTTCAGGAGACGATCATAGCCTGTATAAATATCAGATTAGAATGTACAGATTTACCATGAAATTCTGTCTTCAGCACTCATTCTAAAGGGCTACTGTCCCAAGTCCTGTGTGTCCCTTCGGCTTGTCTGATCACCCAATGGAAGTGGATATTCATGAAGTTTACACCACTATACTTGGCGTTAAGCCTTGCTGAATTCGTGGTAAGCTGTTACCATTTCTGCATTTTGTAGAATGGTTTTTGTCTGCAGCAGAATTCGATTTCCCTTCTCACACGCCTTTCCTTCCACGTGAAATGCGATTTAGACAAAGGCCCTGTGGTGAAAGTTGCAATATTAAGCTTACCTCTAGAGAAGTCCCTTCTCAAACTCGGAACCCTAGCAGTGTTACCTTCAACGAAAAAGAGTTTGAGAAAAAGGTAGCTCCATTACAGAGAAGCAAATCAAGTTACTTCCCTTCTAAAAAGTTTCCCAGATTCTAGGAATTGCAGTATCTTGTACCCTCAGATTTTTCAGGTGACTCCTTTTGTTGTCTGCTGATAActttaataaagataatttaaggGCGTAAGTTTTTAAGGACTTCCCAAAGTGAGACTTAACCATTTTGGGGATTACTGACTGCATATACCAGTTTATATTGTGTGCTGAATTATACCATGTGCTATTTTAGTGTttggaggaaatgaaaaataaaatttgttctttagcttaataaatgtcttattttatatgtgtggTCTTGGTTCTTCTTGTGTTTTTATTAATGCCATTGTCGTCCtgatagtttttgttgttttagacagggtcttttgctctttcacccggggtggagtacagtggtgtgatcatggcttactataaccttgaactcctgggctctagcaatcctcctacctcagccccccgagtacctaggactacaggtgcatgccacagtgggcagatttttttttttttttttttgagcccaggcaagagtgcagtggtgcagtctctgctcaccaTACCTCCATCTcgggggttcaagtgattctcctgcttcaccctcctatGTGTCCCTTCGGCTTGTctgtagttgggattgcaggcatgtgctaccacacccggctagtattgtatttttagtagagatggggtttctccacgttggtcagtctggtctcaaactcctgacctcgggggatttgcctgccttggcctcccaaagtgctggcattgcaggggtgagccaccacaccaggcctacatttaaaaaaatattttgtagagccgggggtctcactttgttgctcaggctggtctcaaacttctgggctcaagcggtcctccagcctcaaccttccaaagtgctggagtcacaggtatgagccaccacactgagaccctaatacatttttttttttgagacagagtttttctcttgttgcccaggctggaatgcaatggcttgatctcagctcactgcaacctctgcctcccaggttcagacaattctgtttcagcctctcgagcagctgggactacaggaacgagccagcacgcccagctcatttttttctgttttttgttagagatagggttttgccatgttggccagctggtcttgaactcctaacctcacgtgatccacccaccttggcctcccaaggtgctagaattacaggcatgagccactgtgccccaccccctaatccttttttttttttaaacaccaaaGTAGGTTGTTGATGCACAAGATTAGAAACAGAgcttgaaaaaatacataaagctaGACTGGAACTCAGCTCTAATTCTGCTCCCAGGAAACAATGAAATCGTGCCTTGTGATCCTTTGGGTTGGTGCTCAGAGtcccaaagaaaaagtttttgagaaaaaatgaaaaaaaaaaaaaagttcttgaaatACAAACCATCTCCATCCAGTCTAAGTAACACTGTCTTATTGGAGCAATTAAAACCCTGACAAACAGCCATGCCCTTTTGGTGTCACTGTAATTGATTGTGAATTGAGgacacttttaaatgttttaaaataggaaCTGTTTTCTCGTCAAGCcttccctttacttttttttttcttttttttttttttgagatggaggcttacCCTATCACCAGGCCggcatgcaatggtgtgatctcagctcacagcaacctcctgcattccaggttcaagtgattctcctgcctcagcctcctgagtagctgggactacaggcgtgtgccaccacgcccagctaatttttgtatttttagtagagaaagggtttcaccatgttggccagactggtcttgaactcctgaccttatgatacACACGCCTCccaaaagtgccaggattacaagcatgagccacttcacctggccttcctttttttaaaaaacatgaggcccggcgccgtggctcaagcctgtaatcccagcactttgggaggccgagacaggtggatcacaaggtcaagagatcgagaccatcctggctgacatggtgaaacctgtctctactaaaaatacaaaaattagctgggcgtggtggcgtgggcctatagtcccagctacttgggaggctgaggcaggagaatttcttgaacccgggaggtggcggttgcggtgagccgagattgtgccaccacactccagcctagcgcctggtgacagagtgagactctgtctcaaaaaaagtaaaataaaaattaacgaAATTTATTCACTTGGGACACTCAAAAAGTTTACTCCTTTGCGATCAAAGTTTCCATGATTTGctaacttttatttgttttgtagatTGCAAGTAAATAAATGTTCAATTGCAAAAAGTACAGAATTCCCTATTAGGCATCAAGtgatacatattaatttttttatagaggttttttttttttgtaaagacgaagtctcactttgttgcttaggcttctggcctcaagcagtcctcctgtctcagcccccaaagtgctaagattacaagtttgagccaccatgcccagcctgaaatgctTTCATATGGTGACATTAAAATAAGGTGTgcatgctgggcatggtggcatgcacctgtaatctcagctattcaggaggctgaggtaggagaattccttgaacccagaaggtggaggttgcagtgcgccgagcaccacagcactccaacctaggcaacgagcaaaactccatcttaaaaaaacaaactgcagttgtatgcattttcctttttgcctttctgGGTTCTACTCTTAGGGTTGAACAGCACAATCATGTTAAATTTAGAAACAACCCATGGCATATAATCTTGGACTTGGTTGTTCACATTTGGAAATcgtcctttttttccttttcttgagatgaagtctctgttgcccaggctggagtgcaatggtgcagtctcggctcactgccacctctgcctctggggttcaagccattctgcctcaccctcttgagtagctggaattacaggtgcccgacaccacgcccgactaatttttgcatttttattaaagacagggtttaaccatattggccaggctggtctcaaactcctgacctcaggtgatccacccacctcggcctcccaaagtgctgggattacaggtgtaagccactgcgcctggcctacatagctaatttttaaagttaccttctttaaacttttcaagcagaagaaatagaaTTAAGAATTACTGAGGtggccgggcatgttggctcatgcctgtaatccaagcactttggaggccaaggtgggtggatcacctgaagttgggagttcaagaccagcctgaccaaaatggtgaaaccccgtcttttttttttttttgagacggagtttcgctctcgttacccaggctggagtgcaatggcgcgatctcggctcaccgcaacctccgcctcctgggctcaggcaattctcctgcctcagcctcctaagtacctgggattacaggcacgcgccaccacgcccagctagttttttgtatttttagtagagacggggtttcactgtgttgaccaggatggtctcaatctctcaacctcgtgatccacccgcctcggcctcccaaagtgctgggattacaggctgagccaccgcgcctggccgaaaccccgtctttaaaaaaaaaaaaaaaaaagtaaaaaaaaaaaaaattactgagtctgggctcagtggctcatgcttgtcatcccagcatttcaggaggcctaggcatgaggatcacttgaactcagggtgtggtggcatatgcctgtagtcccaactactcagggggctgaggtgggatgatcacttgagcctgggaagtcgaggctgcagtgagtgagccatgatgaagccactgtaatccagcctggtgacaaagtgagaccctgtctcgaaaaagaaaaaaaaaggatcaggcacagtggttcatgcttgtaaccccaatactttggggaaccgaggcaggaggatcatttgaagctaggagtttgagaccagcctagacaatatagtgagaccctttgccttaaaatttttttaaatacaattaccTGAACAGTATGTATGAACTCAGACATGGAAACTGCTGCCTTCAACAACAGTGAGTGGTCCAAGTTTTGAAACACACCCTGTTCAATGGATAATATATTCAACATAGGGGCAGCgggatattatatatatttatattcaacaTAAAAACTCAGAATGAGAAACCTAAGATTTGATTCTTATTAAATGAGCTTAATGGCTGCTTCTACctggctcttgtttgtttccagaatgttctctctttttttctccaaacattttatttttatctaaactTGTTGGCAGGGcttgatagctcatgcctgtaatcccagcactttgggaggctgagacgggtggatcacctgaggtcagaagtttgagcccagcctggccaacctggtgaaacctcatctcaaaaaataaaaaaataaaaaacatagctgggcatggtggtatatgccagTTGTCCCAGCTACACAGATGGGTGAGGCAAGAAGATCCCTGGAGCACAGgagcctgaggctgcagtgagctatgatcacaccactgcactctagcatgggtgacagagacccagTTCATAAACAAAAACTTTCATTAATCAGatcaattttaaaaacagctgacaccgggcatggtggcgcatacttgtagtcccagctacttgggagactgaggtgggaggatcacttgagctcaggatttctgggctgtagtgcactatgccagTCGGGTGTCCACAcaaagtttggcatcaatatggtgagc
This genomic window contains:
- the FAM220A gene encoding protein FAM220A, producing MTSGPSHPRTRSMRDKRGPLGTCLAPVQRARGGDLDKILHRLKKRMLKEGPWPAVVPSWINKPADDRNSQSAALSLEMRKDPSGAGLWLHSGDLMLPHVKESIRRNLASVPALSAAMGLFSAPTECSAGVSCSGVEALRWDWLGGGPEATNGHRGQCPKGEPWVSGLPHHQKLLEIGSCQDDPLSAFLKGLGSELEPSCLHSVLPVVLHVFLEVLLNDETERVFLDRLKPMFSKQTIEFKKMLKSTSDGLQMTVELLALQPFELANSLCHS